In Comamonas sp. lk, the following proteins share a genomic window:
- a CDS encoding tripartite tricarboxylate transporter substrate binding protein: MQKMIKNLRTCATALFIGLVTATAAYAQEWPTKPIRIVVPAPPGGISDAVARLVAEHLQNDLKQPVIVDNKPGGSAVIAERAVMNAPADWHTLMVAPSSIWTDFPLTVKTPFDVQKTFTYVSDVASMVHLLVANPSFPPNKLQEVLDYARQSKDPVNIANLSPGTRSDMLGELLSEKSSRKITTVPYKGSAPAIVDLMGNQVQMTFEVVTNAAPLIKAGKIKAIGVVSPTRTRLLPDVPSFAEQNMPDFVLPDASVGLFALSNTPPAVMQKVRQVMEKITRSPKFQAQLKGQGFDTPQQSTQQELQTKMLATVEQNRKILSKLKVAGN, from the coding sequence ATGCAAAAAATGATTAAAAATTTGCGCACTTGCGCTACCGCTCTGTTCATTGGCTTGGTCACAGCTACCGCAGCTTATGCCCAGGAATGGCCGACCAAGCCGATCCGCATCGTCGTTCCTGCCCCTCCTGGCGGCATCTCGGACGCCGTTGCCCGCCTGGTGGCGGAGCACCTGCAAAACGATCTGAAGCAACCCGTCATCGTCGACAACAAGCCCGGTGGCTCTGCCGTCATTGCGGAACGTGCGGTCATGAATGCCCCGGCGGACTGGCACACGCTGATGGTGGCCCCGTCCAGCATCTGGACGGACTTTCCGCTGACCGTGAAAACGCCGTTTGATGTTCAAAAGACCTTCACCTATGTCTCCGATGTCGCCAGCATGGTGCATCTGCTGGTGGCCAACCCCAGCTTTCCACCCAACAAGCTCCAGGAAGTGCTGGACTATGCGCGCCAGAGCAAGGACCCCGTCAACATTGCCAACCTGAGCCCCGGCACCCGCTCGGACATGCTGGGCGAGCTTTTGAGTGAGAAAAGCAGTCGCAAAATCACGACAGTACCCTACAAAGGCTCGGCACCGGCCATCGTTGATCTGATGGGCAACCAGGTGCAGATGACATTCGAAGTGGTCACCAATGCCGCTCCGCTGATCAAGGCCGGCAAGATCAAGGCCATTGGCGTGGTCTCTCCCACGCGCACGCGTCTGCTGCCCGACGTTCCCAGCTTCGCCGAGCAAAACATGCCTGATTTCGTCTTGCCGGACGCCAGCGTCGGCCTGTTTGCACTCAGCAACACACCGCCTGCAGTGATGCAAAAGGTGAGGCAGGTCATGGAAAAAATCACCCGCTCCCCAAAATTTCAGGCCCAGCTGAAAGGTCAGGGCTTTGATACGCCGCAGCAAAGCACCCAGCAGGAACTTCAAACCAAAATGCTGGCCACCGTGGAGCAGAACCGAAAGATCCTGAGCAAGCTCAAAGTCGCAGGCAATTGA